Proteins from a genomic interval of Aquabacterium sp. J223:
- a CDS encoding DNA internalization-related competence protein ComEC/Rec2, which translates to MERGRASTAAKDDPGDAAVALRLGGLAVAWGAGVAWQLQQPALLAPGPRVAGLALGVAALVLAWAARRRTAGWAAGLVALALLAAASTDQRAAWRLAAQLDPTLEGRDLVIVGTVATLPRQGPDGVRFAFAVDQARDAAGRPVALPPRLWLGWWRGWHDDTALDDPQAPLAAGQRWRFTVRLKRPHGTLNPQGFDRELWLFENGLGATGHVRSAGAHPARRLSGDAFMPVERARQALRDAIARQVPDPRLAGVVAALAIGDQAAIDREDWEVFRSTGVAHLVAISGLHITLLAWLAAAAIGRAWRCSATLCLGWPAPVAARWGGVGCALAYALLAGWGVPAQRTVLMLAVAALLAQAARDWPGPLVLLAAGLAVVGLDPWALLQPGFWLSFAAVGLLMLGNAEAATARSPSRLHAVGRVVRHGLRTQVVATLGLAPLTLLFFQQVSVVGFVANLVAIPLVTLVITPLALAGALWAPLWSLAALGVQGLLALLQPLAAWPAAALSVPAAPAWAQALGLLAAVVALLPWPWRLRGLALPLVLPLAWPLPPRPPPGTFELQAADVGQGGAVLVTTARHRLLYDAGPQYGREGDAGQRVLLPLLRATGPARLDALVVSHRDSDHAGGAASVMAALPVAVLHSSLEAGHALRDRAPVHRPCVAGEGWTWDGVHFDWLHPAADDLARAGPATRPNVLSCVLRIRGAQRSALLPGDVEAPQEAALLQRDRAAPAADVLLVAHHGSRSSSTDAWLDAVAPSLAIAQVGYRNRFGHPAPVVVDRFAARGIPLRRSDHCGAWTWRSDQPPEAGRCEREVRRRYWHWSPPPAAEAEP; encoded by the coding sequence ATGGAACGGGGCAGGGCCTCCACCGCGGCGAAGGACGACCCCGGCGACGCCGCGGTCGCCCTGCGGCTGGGCGGGCTGGCCGTGGCCTGGGGCGCCGGCGTGGCTTGGCAGCTGCAGCAGCCTGCGCTGCTGGCGCCGGGGCCGCGGGTGGCGGGCCTGGCGCTCGGTGTGGCGGCGCTGGTGCTGGCCTGGGCCGCCCGACGGCGCACCGCCGGCTGGGCCGCAGGGCTGGTGGCCCTGGCGCTGCTGGCCGCCGCCAGCACCGACCAGCGCGCCGCCTGGCGGCTGGCCGCGCAGCTGGACCCCACGCTGGAAGGGCGCGACCTCGTGATCGTCGGCACGGTGGCCACGCTGCCCCGGCAGGGGCCGGACGGCGTGCGCTTCGCCTTCGCGGTGGACCAGGCGCGCGACGCGGCCGGCCGGCCGGTGGCGCTGCCGCCGCGCCTCTGGCTGGGCTGGTGGCGCGGCTGGCACGACGACACCGCGCTGGACGACCCGCAGGCCCCCCTTGCCGCCGGCCAGCGCTGGCGCTTCACCGTGCGGCTGAAGCGGCCGCACGGCACGCTCAACCCGCAGGGCTTCGACCGCGAGCTGTGGCTGTTCGAGAACGGCCTTGGCGCCACCGGCCATGTGCGGTCGGCCGGCGCCCACCCGGCGCGACGGCTGTCCGGCGACGCCTTCATGCCGGTGGAGCGCGCCCGGCAGGCGCTGCGCGACGCCATCGCCCGGCAGGTGCCGGACCCGCGGCTCGCCGGCGTGGTCGCGGCGCTGGCGATCGGCGACCAGGCAGCGATCGACCGCGAGGACTGGGAGGTCTTCCGCAGCACCGGCGTGGCGCACCTGGTCGCCATCTCCGGCCTGCACATCACCCTGCTGGCCTGGCTGGCCGCGGCGGCCATCGGCCGGGCCTGGCGTTGCAGCGCGACGCTCTGCTTGGGCTGGCCTGCGCCTGTGGCGGCGCGCTGGGGCGGCGTGGGCTGCGCGCTGGCGTATGCGCTGCTGGCCGGCTGGGGCGTGCCGGCGCAGCGCACGGTGCTGATGCTGGCGGTGGCCGCGCTGCTGGCGCAGGCGGCGCGCGACTGGCCGGGGCCGCTGGTGCTGCTGGCCGCCGGGCTCGCGGTGGTGGGGCTCGACCCCTGGGCCCTGCTGCAGCCCGGCTTCTGGCTGTCGTTCGCCGCGGTCGGGCTGCTGATGCTCGGCAACGCGGAGGCGGCGACGGCGCGGTCGCCCTCGCGCCTGCACGCGGTCGGCCGCGTGGTGCGCCACGGCCTGCGCACGCAGGTCGTCGCCACCCTCGGCCTGGCGCCGCTGACCCTGCTGTTCTTCCAGCAGGTGTCGGTGGTCGGCTTCGTCGCCAACCTGGTCGCCATCCCGCTGGTGACGCTGGTGATCACGCCGCTGGCGCTGGCCGGTGCGCTGTGGGCACCGCTGTGGAGCCTGGCCGCGCTGGGCGTGCAGGGGCTGCTGGCGCTGCTGCAGCCGCTGGCCGCCTGGCCGGCGGCGGCGCTGTCGGTGCCGGCGGCCCCGGCCTGGGCGCAGGCGCTGGGGCTGCTGGCGGCGGTGGTTGCGCTGCTGCCCTGGCCCTGGCGGTTGCGGGGGCTGGCGCTGCCGCTGGTGCTGCCGTTGGCCTGGCCGCTGCCGCCGCGGCCGCCGCCCGGAACCTTCGAGCTGCAGGCGGCCGATGTCGGCCAGGGCGGTGCGGTGCTGGTCACGACGGCCCGGCACCGGCTGCTCTACGACGCCGGGCCGCAGTACGGTCGCGAGGGCGACGCCGGCCAACGGGTGCTGCTGCCGCTGCTGCGCGCCACCGGCCCGGCGCGGCTGGACGCGCTGGTGGTCAGCCACCGCGACAGCGACCACGCCGGCGGCGCGGCCAGCGTGATGGCGGCGCTGCCGGTGGCCGTGCTGCACAGCTCGCTCGAGGCCGGGCATGCGCTGCGCGACCGGGCGCCGGTGCACCGGCCCTGTGTGGCCGGCGAAGGCTGGACCTGGGACGGCGTGCACTTCGACTGGCTGCATCCTGCCGCCGACGACCTCGCCCGGGCCGGCCCGGCCACGCGGCCGAACGTGCTGAGCTGCGTGCTGCGCATCCGCGGGGCGCAGCGCAGCGCGCTGCTGCCCGGTGACGTGGAGGCGCCGCAGGAGGCGGCGCTGCTGCAGCGCGACCGCGCCGCGCCGGCGGCCGACGTGCTGCTGGTGGCCCACCACGGCAGCCGCAGTTCCTCCACCGACGCCTGGCTGGACGCGGTGGCGCCCTCGCTCGCCATCGCCCAGGTCGGCTACCGCAACCGCTTCGGCCACCCGGCGCCCGTGGTGGTCGATCGCTTCGCGGCCCGCGGCATCCCCCTGCGCCGCAGCGACCACTGCGGCGCCTGGACCTGGCGCAGCGACCAGCCGCCGGAGGCCGGCCGCTGCGAACGCGAGGTGCGCCGTCGCTACTGGCACTGGTCGCCGCCGCCCGCCGCCGAGGCCGAGCCCTGA
- the parC gene encoding DNA topoisomerase IV subunit A yields MTLADYAERAYLEYALSVVKGRALPDVADGAKPVQRRILYSMFRMGLAFSTPGGAKPVKSARVVGDVLGRFHPHGDQAAYDALVRMAQDFAQRYPLIDGQGNFGSRDGDSAAAMRYTEARLAPITRLLLDEIDEGTVDFVPNYDGSTEEPRLLPARLPFVLLNGASGIAVGLATEIPSHNLREVAAAAVALLKDEGLSDDALFALLPGPDFPGGGQLISAAADVREAYRTGRGSLKVRARWKVEDLARGQWQLVVTELPPGVSAQRVLEEIEELTNPKVKLGKKALSAEQLQLKGAMLNVLDTVRDESSKDAAVRLVFEPKTSRVPQAELVNLLLSQTSLETTAPVNMTMVGRDGRPVQKGLRQVLTEWIGFRLATVERRTRHRLAKVQDRIHVLEGRQLVLLNIDEVIRIIREAEEPKAALIARFALSDRQAEDILEIRLRQLARLEAIRIEQELSSLREDEKKLADILGSPAALKRTVVKEIEADAKAHGDDRRTLIQEDKRAVAEVKVVDEPVTVVVSLKGWVRALKGHEVDATALQFKSGDGLYGTFACRTVDPLLVFGSNGRVYTVAVAALPGGRGDGQPITSLIDLESGTQAAHYFAGPPTQLLLLANTGGFGLQAEVAHLMSRQRGGKSFLTLEPQEHLLPPVPRAAGHSEVACLSMGGRLLVFPLAELKVQPGGGRGLTLMDVDESDPLVSVATFAHALRVLGLGRSAKAKEEELKGVALASHVGKRARKGKKVEGFPKPQRVVGA; encoded by the coding sequence ATCACGCTGGCCGACTACGCCGAGCGCGCCTACCTGGAGTACGCGCTGTCGGTGGTCAAGGGCCGCGCGCTGCCGGACGTGGCCGACGGTGCGAAGCCGGTGCAGCGGCGCATCCTGTACTCGATGTTCCGCATGGGGCTGGCCTTCAGCACCCCGGGCGGCGCCAAGCCGGTGAAGAGCGCGCGCGTGGTCGGCGACGTGCTCGGCCGCTTCCACCCGCACGGCGACCAGGCGGCCTACGACGCGCTGGTGCGCATGGCGCAGGACTTCGCGCAGCGCTACCCGCTGATCGACGGCCAGGGCAACTTCGGCTCTCGCGACGGCGACTCGGCCGCGGCCATGCGCTACACCGAGGCCCGGCTGGCGCCCATCACCCGCCTGCTGCTCGACGAGATCGACGAGGGCACGGTGGACTTCGTGCCCAACTACGACGGCTCCACGGAAGAGCCGCGGCTGCTGCCGGCGCGACTGCCCTTCGTGCTGCTCAACGGCGCCTCGGGCATCGCCGTCGGCCTGGCCACCGAGATCCCCAGCCACAACCTGCGCGAGGTGGCCGCGGCGGCGGTCGCGCTGCTCAAGGACGAGGGGCTCAGCGACGACGCGCTGTTCGCGCTGCTGCCCGGCCCGGACTTCCCCGGCGGCGGCCAGCTCATCAGCGCGGCGGCCGACGTGCGCGAGGCCTACCGCACCGGCCGCGGGTCGCTCAAGGTGCGCGCGCGCTGGAAGGTCGAGGACCTGGCGCGCGGGCAGTGGCAGCTGGTGGTCACCGAGCTGCCGCCCGGCGTGTCCGCGCAGCGGGTGCTGGAGGAGATCGAGGAGCTGACCAACCCCAAGGTCAAGCTGGGCAAGAAGGCGCTCAGCGCCGAGCAGCTGCAATTGAAGGGCGCGATGCTCAACGTGCTCGACACCGTGCGCGACGAGTCGAGCAAGGACGCCGCGGTGCGGCTGGTCTTCGAGCCCAAGACCAGCCGCGTGCCGCAGGCCGAGCTGGTCAACTTGCTGCTGTCGCAGACCAGCCTCGAGACCACCGCCCCGGTCAACATGACCATGGTCGGCCGCGACGGCCGGCCGGTGCAGAAGGGCCTGCGCCAGGTGCTGACCGAGTGGATCGGCTTCCGCCTGGCGACGGTGGAGCGCCGCACCCGCCACCGGCTGGCCAAGGTGCAGGACCGCATCCACGTGCTCGAAGGCCGGCAGCTGGTGCTGCTGAACATCGACGAGGTGATCCGCATCATCCGCGAGGCCGAGGAGCCCAAGGCCGCGCTGATCGCCCGCTTCGCCTTGAGCGACCGCCAGGCCGAGGACATCCTGGAGATCCGGCTGCGCCAGCTGGCGCGGCTGGAGGCCATCCGCATCGAGCAGGAGCTGTCGAGCCTGCGCGAGGACGAGAAGAAGCTGGCCGACATCCTCGGCAGCCCGGCCGCGCTGAAGCGCACCGTCGTCAAGGAGATCGAGGCCGACGCCAAGGCCCATGGCGACGACCGCCGCACGCTGATCCAGGAGGACAAGCGCGCGGTGGCCGAGGTGAAGGTGGTCGACGAGCCGGTGACGGTGGTGGTCAGCCTCAAGGGCTGGGTGCGCGCCTTGAAGGGCCACGAGGTGGACGCGACCGCGCTGCAGTTCAAGTCGGGCGATGGCCTGTACGGCACCTTCGCCTGCCGCACCGTGGACCCGCTGCTGGTCTTCGGCAGCAACGGCCGGGTCTACACGGTGGCCGTGGCGGCCTTGCCCGGCGGGCGCGGCGACGGCCAGCCGATCACCAGCCTGATCGACCTGGAGTCCGGCACCCAGGCGGCGCACTACTTCGCCGGTCCGCCGACCCAGCTGCTGCTGCTGGCCAACACCGGCGGCTTCGGCCTGCAGGCCGAGGTGGCTCACCTGATGAGCCGCCAGCGCGGCGGCAAGTCCTTCCTGACGCTGGAGCCCCAGGAGCACCTGCTGCCCCCGGTGCCGCGCGCCGCCGGCCACAGCGAGGTGGCCTGCCTGTCGATGGGCGGTCGGCTGCTGGTCTTCCCGCTGGCGGAGCTGAAGGTGCAGCCGGGCGGCGGCCGTGGGTTGACGCTGATGGACGTCGACGAGAGCGACCCCTTGGTCTCGGTGGCCACCTTTGCGCATGCCTTGCGGGTGCTGGGTCTCGGCCGTTCGGCGAAAGCGAAGGAGGAGGAGCTGAAGGGGGTTGCGTTGGCCTCGCATGTGGGGAAGCGGGCGCGCAAGGGGAAGAAGGTGGAGGGGTTTCCGAAGCCGCAGCGGGTGGTGGGGGCCTGA
- a CDS encoding aromatic ring-hydroxylating dioxygenase subunit alpha, producing MKLMDHPVFRRFWYPTLSLASLQAGPQAFTLLGERVVLWLTADGRPAAVHDRCPHRSARLSVDSAVVNGDLRCGYHGWQFGADGRCTSIPQLGGEVPPDARNRVKAYRCEARYGFAWVCLSEEPLLDIPVVRHADDPAFRQVFEYEEDWAANMLRVCENALDLAHVSFVHRATIGEEHRPVAPRLTLRPLEQGVHFTCQLPVANPEPQQRNLRIAEAETLRTVDIRWYAPCTFVLHFTYPNGLVHQIVGFATPIDDGHVRRIQFAYRSDREADAPAESVARFDRQVGAEDRRILESCDPDFPLHTTAEAHMVLDRPGITMREVVKALILEHDPERERLRAELGGGRRQAA from the coding sequence ATGAAGCTGATGGACCACCCGGTGTTCCGGCGCTTCTGGTACCCGACGCTGTCGCTGGCGTCGCTGCAGGCCGGGCCGCAGGCCTTCACGCTGCTCGGCGAGCGGGTGGTGCTGTGGCTGACGGCGGACGGCCGGCCGGCGGCGGTGCACGACCGCTGCCCGCACCGCTCGGCCCGGCTGTCGGTGGACAGTGCGGTGGTGAACGGCGACCTGCGCTGCGGCTACCATGGCTGGCAGTTCGGCGCCGACGGCCGCTGCACCTCGATCCCGCAGCTGGGCGGCGAGGTGCCGCCCGATGCGCGCAACCGCGTCAAGGCCTACCGCTGCGAGGCGCGCTACGGCTTCGCCTGGGTGTGCCTTTCGGAGGAGCCGCTGCTCGACATCCCCGTCGTCCGCCATGCCGACGACCCGGCCTTCCGCCAGGTCTTCGAGTACGAGGAGGACTGGGCGGCCAACATGCTGCGGGTGTGCGAGAACGCGCTGGACCTGGCGCATGTCAGCTTCGTGCACCGCGCCACCATCGGCGAGGAGCACCGGCCGGTGGCGCCGCGGCTGACCCTGCGGCCGCTGGAGCAGGGCGTGCACTTCACCTGCCAGCTGCCGGTGGCCAACCCCGAGCCGCAGCAGCGCAACCTGCGCATCGCCGAGGCCGAGACGCTGCGCACGGTGGACATCCGCTGGTACGCGCCCTGCACCTTCGTGCTGCACTTCACCTACCCCAACGGGCTGGTGCACCAGATCGTCGGCTTCGCCACGCCGATCGACGACGGGCATGTGCGGCGCATCCAGTTCGCCTACCGCAGCGACCGGGAGGCGGACGCGCCGGCCGAGAGCGTGGCCCGCTTCGACCGCCAGGTCGGCGCCGAGGACCGGCGCATCCTGGAGAGCTGCGACCCCGACTTCCCGCTGCACACCACCGCCGAGGCCCACATGGTGCTGGACCGGCCGGGCATCACCATGCGCGAGGTGGTCAAGGCGCTGATCCTCGAGCACGACCCCGAGCGCGAGCGCCTGCGTGCGGAGTTGGGCGGGGGACGGCGCCAGGCCGCCTGA
- a CDS encoding host attachment protein — protein MNTLVVVADEAIARILELPPKGGELTPVEELTDPDAHMNRADARRDAHGRRAGGGTQRGDGRAPHALMSATNTTASAGDDELHKEAQGFARRVSERLTELHQERRYDSLHLVAAPRFLGTLRRELKPEVERTVVASINKDLVHLGNDEITQRVLHGGAG, from the coding sequence ATGAACACCCTGGTCGTCGTGGCGGACGAAGCCATCGCCCGCATCCTCGAACTGCCGCCCAAGGGCGGCGAACTGACACCGGTCGAAGAGCTGACCGACCCCGACGCGCACATGAACCGCGCCGACGCCCGCCGCGACGCCCACGGCCGTCGCGCCGGCGGCGGCACCCAGCGCGGCGACGGCCGCGCGCCGCACGCGCTGATGAGCGCCACCAACACCACCGCGTCGGCCGGCGACGACGAACTGCACAAGGAAGCGCAGGGCTTCGCCCGGCGCGTGTCCGAACGGTTGACCGAGCTGCACCAGGAAAGGCGCTACGACAGCCTGCACCTGGTGGCGGCGCCGCGCTTCCTGGGCACCCTGCGGCGCGAACTGAAGCCCGAGGTGGAGCGCACCGTGGTGGCGTCGATCAACAAGGACCTGGTGCACCTGGGCAACGACGAGATCACCCAGCGCGTGCTCCACGGCGGCGCCGGCTGA
- a CDS encoding DMT family transporter, whose product MRSGLSPRHAAVLLVLTLVWGFNWPVMKVGVQGLPPLTFRGLSLLIGLPCLALALVWLKVPLRLPRREWALVGRLFVTNMFAWHVLLMLALPHLSSGRAAILGYTMPVFSALWGWHRGERLSRPQVLGVAATGLAVLLLLWHEVTRLSGAPVAALVVLGAAAVWAVGTRQMRDARTDAHVLTLSLWMTVLTTVGVWALAVPLEAARWGPVTWPAIWATLYNGLLVFGYCQPAWLYLARTLPPVASSISVMLIPVLGIGSGAFFLGEALHWQDGAAVLLILLAIGLVLLPPRVWRRA is encoded by the coding sequence TGCGGCGGTGCTGCTCGTGCTCACCCTGGTCTGGGGCTTCAACTGGCCGGTGATGAAGGTGGGCGTCCAGGGGCTGCCGCCGCTGACCTTCCGCGGCCTGTCGCTGCTCATTGGCCTGCCCTGCCTGGCGCTGGCGCTGGTCTGGCTGAAGGTGCCGCTGCGGCTGCCGCGCCGCGAGTGGGCGCTGGTCGGCCGGCTGTTCGTCACCAACATGTTCGCCTGGCACGTGCTGCTGATGCTGGCGCTGCCGCACCTCAGTTCGGGCCGGGCGGCCATCCTCGGCTACACCATGCCGGTGTTTAGCGCGCTGTGGGGCTGGCATCGCGGCGAACGGCTCAGCCGGCCGCAGGTGCTGGGCGTGGCGGCCACCGGGCTGGCGGTGCTGCTGCTGCTGTGGCACGAGGTGACCCGGCTCAGCGGCGCCCCGGTGGCCGCGCTCGTCGTGCTGGGCGCCGCGGCGGTGTGGGCGGTGGGCACGCGGCAGATGCGCGACGCCCGCACCGACGCCCACGTGCTGACGCTGTCGCTGTGGATGACGGTGCTCACCACCGTCGGCGTGTGGGCGCTGGCGGTGCCGCTGGAGGCCGCCCGCTGGGGCCCGGTGACCTGGCCGGCAATCTGGGCCACGCTCTACAACGGGCTGCTGGTCTTCGGCTACTGCCAGCCGGCCTGGCTGTACCTGGCGCGCACGCTGCCGCCGGTGGCGTCCAGCATCAGCGTCATGCTGATCCCGGTGCTGGGCATCGGCTCCGGCGCCTTCTTCCTCGGCGAGGCGCTGCACTGGCAGGACGGCGCCGCCGTGCTGCTCATCCTGCTGGCCATCGGCCTGGTGCTGCTGCCGCCGCGGGTCTGGCGCCGGGCCTGA
- a CDS encoding globin family protein, whose translation MTPQDIAHVQRTFALVAPQAPAVAALFYQRLFELDPSLRPLFSTDLTEQGRKLMAMLGAVVAGLNHLERLVPVAQDLARRHVGYGVQPAHYQTVGAALLDTLQQGLGDGFTPEVKAAWTTAYTTLAGVMVAAAHPDAPA comes from the coding sequence ATGACCCCGCAAGACATCGCCCACGTCCAGCGCACCTTTGCCCTGGTGGCCCCCCAGGCGCCGGCCGTGGCGGCCCTGTTCTACCAGCGGCTGTTCGAGTTGGACCCGTCGCTGCGGCCGCTGTTCAGCACGGACCTCACCGAGCAGGGACGCAAGCTGATGGCCATGCTCGGCGCCGTGGTGGCCGGGCTGAACCACCTGGAGCGGCTGGTCCCGGTGGCGCAGGACCTGGCCCGGCGCCATGTGGGCTACGGCGTGCAGCCGGCGCATTACCAGACCGTGGGCGCCGCGCTGCTCGACACGCTGCAGCAGGGCCTCGGCGACGGCTTCACCCCCGAGGTGAAGGCCGCCTGGACGACGGCCTACACCACGCTGGCCGGCGTGATGGTGGCGGCGGCCCATCCCGACGCGCCGGCCTGA
- a CDS encoding glutathione S-transferase family protein, with the protein MIVVHHLERSRSQRVLWLLEELGLPYELKTYRRDPKTMLAPPELRAVHPLGKSPVITDDGLTLSESGAILEYLADRYADPAWRPPLSTEAGRRCNHWLHFAEGSAMPPLLMTLVFDTVERRAPFLVRPIAKRIAAQVKAGFIQPNIRRHLDHMEAALASSDWFAGDAPTIADVQMSFVVEASAVRSGFDRHPRLRAYLERMRARPAYRRAVEKGGPVVFG; encoded by the coding sequence ATGATCGTCGTCCACCACCTGGAGAGGTCGCGCTCGCAACGCGTGCTGTGGCTGCTCGAAGAGCTGGGCCTGCCCTACGAGCTGAAGACCTACCGCCGCGACCCGAAGACGATGCTGGCGCCGCCCGAACTGCGCGCGGTTCACCCGCTGGGCAAGTCGCCGGTGATCACCGACGACGGGCTGACGCTGTCCGAGTCCGGCGCCATCCTCGAGTACCTGGCCGATCGTTACGCCGACCCGGCCTGGCGCCCGCCGCTGTCCACCGAGGCCGGCCGCCGCTGCAACCACTGGCTGCACTTCGCCGAGGGCTCGGCCATGCCGCCGCTGCTGATGACGCTGGTCTTCGACACGGTGGAGCGCCGCGCGCCCTTCCTCGTACGGCCGATCGCCAAGCGGATCGCGGCGCAGGTCAAGGCGGGCTTCATCCAGCCGAACATCCGCCGGCACCTGGACCACATGGAGGCGGCGCTGGCGTCGTCGGACTGGTTCGCGGGCGATGCGCCGACGATCGCGGACGTGCAGATGAGCTTTGTCGTCGAGGCGTCGGCGGTTCGCTCGGGTTTCGACCGCCATCCACGGCTGCGCGCGTACCTGGAGCGGATGCGGGCACGGCCGGCGTATCGGCGGGCGGTCGAGAAGGGTGGGCCGGTGGTGTTCGGATGA
- a CDS encoding RidA family protein encodes MPAPSPEQRLQALGITLPPVAVPAAAYQPFVQTGNLVFLSGHIAKRDGQPWVGQLGLTMTTAEGQQAARAIAIDLMGTLKAAVGDLGRVRRIVKLMGLVNSTNTFTEQHLVVNGASTLFADVFGERGAHARSAFGVAQIPTGSCVEIELIAEVQ; translated from the coding sequence CTGCCAGCCCCCTCCCCCGAACAACGCCTGCAGGCCCTCGGCATCACGCTGCCCCCGGTGGCCGTGCCGGCCGCGGCCTACCAGCCCTTCGTGCAGACCGGCAACCTGGTCTTCCTGTCCGGCCACATCGCCAAGCGCGACGGCCAGCCCTGGGTCGGCCAGCTCGGGCTGACCATGACCACCGCCGAAGGCCAGCAGGCCGCGCGCGCCATCGCCATCGACCTGATGGGCACGCTGAAGGCCGCGGTGGGCGACCTCGGCCGCGTGCGCCGCATCGTCAAGCTGATGGGGCTGGTCAACAGCACCAACACCTTCACCGAGCAGCACCTGGTGGTCAACGGCGCCTCGACGCTGTTCGCCGACGTGTTCGGCGAGCGCGGCGCCCATGCCCGCAGCGCCTTCGGCGTGGCGCAGATCCCGACCGGGTCCTGCGTCGAGATCGAGCTGATCGCCGAGGTCCAATGA
- a CDS encoding disulfide bond formation protein B, producing MIGRDKPLLLVGLLLPLAAVAAALVSQHVYGMEPCPWCILQRLLFVLIALWSAVGLLLRRAARGMGALVLLTAAGGVAAALWQHFVAAASQSCNLTWPDRLLAWLQLDALLPEIFQPRASCADAAVSLLGVPYEFWSLALFVALGAVGLALLRRRQP from the coding sequence ATGATCGGGCGCGACAAACCGCTGCTCCTGGTCGGCCTGCTGCTGCCGCTGGCCGCGGTGGCGGCGGCGCTGGTGTCGCAGCACGTCTACGGGATGGAGCCCTGCCCCTGGTGCATCCTGCAGCGGCTGCTGTTCGTGCTGATCGCGCTGTGGTCGGCGGTGGGGCTGCTGCTGCGGCGCGCGGCCCGCGGCATGGGCGCCCTGGTGCTGCTGACGGCGGCCGGCGGCGTGGCCGCCGCGCTGTGGCAGCACTTCGTCGCCGCGGCCTCGCAGTCGTGCAACCTCACCTGGCCCGACCGGCTGCTGGCCTGGCTGCAGCTCGACGCCCTGCTGCCGGAGATCTTCCAGCCGCGGGCCAGCTGTGCCGATGCCGCGGTGTCGCTGCTCGGCGTGCCCTACGAGTTCTGGAGCCTGGCCCTGTTCGTGGCCCTGGGCGCCGTCGGCCTGGCGCTGCTGCGCCGGCGCCAGCCCTGA